A single region of the Triticum dicoccoides isolate Atlit2015 ecotype Zavitan chromosome 2B, WEW_v2.0, whole genome shotgun sequence genome encodes:
- the LOC119362977 gene encoding 40S ribosomal protein Sa-2-like: MAAEGGGVRALSQREQDIQMMLAADVHLGTKNCDFQMERYVYKRRTDGIYIINLGKTWEKLQMAARVIVAIENPQDIIVQSARPYGQRAVLKFAQYTGANAIAGRHTPGTFTNQMQTSFSEPRLLILTDPRTDHQPIKESALGNIPTIAFCDTDSPMRYVDIGIPANNKGKQSIGCLFWLLARMVLQMRGTILPGHKWEIMVDLFFYRDPEEAKELEEDEALGAPEYAAVAEYTAPAGDTWGAEWPGAAAPAAAAEAPAGAEWTGAPAPAADGWDAVPAPAPTGWEQGSAPAPAAAPAATPNWE; the protein is encoded by the exons ATGGCGGCTGAAGGCGGTGGCGTCCGGGCGCTGTCCCAGCGCGAGCAGGACATCCAGATGATGCTCGCCGCCGACGTCCACCTCGGCACCAAGAACTGCGACTTCCAGATGGAGCGCTACGTCTACAAGCGCCGCACTGACG GCATTTACATCATCAACCTTGGCAAGACCTGGGAGAAGCTTCAGATGGCCGCACGGGTCATTGTTGCGATTGAAAACCCTCAGGACATCATTGTGCAATCTGCTAGGCCCTATGGACAGAGGGCTGTCCTCAAGTTTGCCCAGTACACTGGTGCTAACGCCATTGCTGGCAGGCACACTCCTGGTACATTCACCAACCAGATGCAGACTTCATTCAGTGAGCCACGCCTTCTTATCCTGACCGACCCCAGGACTGATCACCAG CCTATCAAGGAGTCTGCACTTGGAAACATCCCCACCATTGCCTTCTGCGACACTGACTCTCCTATGCGTTACGTTGATATTGGCATTCCTGCTAACAACAAGGGGAAGCAGAGCATTGGTTGCCTATTTTGGCTGCTCGCCAGGATGGTTCTGCAGATGCGTGGTACCATTCTCCCAGGACACAAGTGGGAAATCATG GTTGATCTGTTCTTCTACAGGGACCCAGAGGAAGCTAAGGAGCTTGAGGAAGATGAAGCTTTGGGTGCTCCTGAGTACGCTGCAGTTGCAGAGTACACTGCCCCAGCAGGGGATACCTGGGGTGCTGAATGGCCAGGAGCTGCAGCTCCAGCTGCTGCCGCCGAAGCCCCGGCTGGGGCCGAGTGGACTGGTGCTCCAG CTCCTGCTGCCGATGGATGGGATGCAGTTCCAGCACCTGCCCCTACTGGCTGGGAACAGGGCAGCGCTCCCGCACCCGCAGCAGCACCAGCTGCTACTCCGAACTGGGAGTGA
- the LOC119362979 gene encoding peroxisomal (S)-2-hydroxy-acid oxidase GLO4-like has translation MENNLPVNIREYQELAKKALPKMHYDYINGGAEDEHTLRDNIAAYGRILLRPRVLVDVSNIDMSINLLGYDMPSPIIVAPTGSHKLANPEGEVATARAAASCNTLMVLSFSASCKIEEVASSCNAIRFYQLYVFKNRDVSATLVRRAESHGFKAIVLTVDTPMLGRREADIRNKMVAPANANLEGLMPIDDLDTTGGSKLEKYARDTLDPSLSWKDVEWLKSITSLPILLKGIVTAEDGKSVNAVRDLHSHSEDKXXDYAPATISALEEVVKAVVGAVPVLVDGGVRRGTDVLKALALGARAVMVGRPVLYGLAARGQAGAKHVIEMLNRELELAMALCGCRSVAEITRDRVQTEGDRFRSLL, from the exons ATGGAGAATAATCTACCAGTCAATATTCGCGAGTATCAAGAACTCGCCAAGAAAGCACTGCCAAAGATGCACTATGATTATATCAATGGAGGAGCAGAGGATGAACACACATTGAGGGACAACATTGCAGCATATGGAAGAATTTT GTTGCGACCTCGGGTTCTTGTAGATGTCAGCAACATAGACATGTCGATAAACTTATTGGGATATGACATGCCCTCGCCCATAATTGTTGCACCAACAGGATCACACAAATTGGCAAATCCAGAAG GGGAGGTGGCTACAGCAAGAGCTGCAGCATCATGTAATACCTTAATG GTGCTATCCTTCTCAGCCAGTTGCAAAATCGAGGAAGTTGCCTCCAGTTGTAATGCGATTCGTTTTTATCAGTTATAT GTTTTTAAAAACAGGGATGTTTCAGCAACATTGGTGCGGCGGGCTGAGAGTCATGGATTCAAAGCAATTGTTTTAACAGTTGACACTCCTATGCTCGGTCGACGTGAAGCAGATATCAGAAATAA AATGGTTGCTCCTGCGAATGCAAACCTCGAAGGTTTGATGCCAATAGATGATCTTGATACT ACAGGCGGGTCGAAGCTTGAGAAGTATGCGCGCGACACTCTGGACCCGTCTTTATCATGGAAG GACGTGGAGTGGCTGAAATCCATAACCAGCCTGCCCATTCTACTGAAGGGCATCGTGACCGCCGAGGACGGTAAGTCGGTAAACGCTGTTCGGGATCTTCACAGTCATTCAGAGGATAAA NNNNNNGACTACGCGCCGGCCACCATATCCGCCCTCGAAGAG gtaGTGAAGGCGGTGGTGGGGGCGGTCCCGGTGCTGGTGGACGgcggagtccggcgggggaccgacGTGCTCAAGGCGCTGGCGCTGGGTGCGCGGGCAGTCATGGTGGGGAGGCCGGTGCTGTACGGGCTGGCAGCGAGGGGCCAGGCGGGGGCGAAGCACGTGATCGAGATGCTCAACAGGGAGCTGGAGCTGGCCATGGCGCTCTGCGGCTGCCGGAGCGTTGCCGAGATCACCCGTGACCGCGTCCAGACCGAGGGCGACCGGTTCAGGTCGCTGCTCTGA
- the LOC119362978 gene encoding DNA-directed RNA polymerases II, IV and V subunit 6A-like: MADDDYNEVDMGYEDEPPEADIEEGVEEDPENNEDAPDDVVGGEGEEKEQEKTARPRNTTKYMTKYERARILGTRALQISMNAPVMVELEGETDPLEIAMKELRARKIPFTIRRYLPDGSYEDWGVDELIVEDSWKRQVGGD, encoded by the exons ATGGCGGACGACGACTATAATGAAGTTGACATGgg GTACGAGGATGAGCCTCCAGAGGCTGATATTGAG GAAGGGGTTGAAGAAGATCCTGAGAACAACGAGGATGCCCCTGATGACGTGGTAGGGGGTGAAGGTGAAGAAAAGGAACAGGAAAAGACTGCCCGTCCACGCAATACAACAAAATATATGACCAAGTATGAGCGGGCACGCATCCTTGGCACACGTGCTTTGCAGATAAG CATGAATGCCCCAGTTATGGTTGAGCTTGAGGGTGAAACTGATCCTCTTGAG ATTGCCATGAAAGAACTGAGAGCACGTAAGATCCCCTTCACGATTAGGCGCTACTTACCTGATGGAAG CTACGAGGACTGGGGAGTTGACGAGCTCATTGTGGAGGACTCGTGGAAGCGTCAGGTTGGCGGGGACTAG